The proteins below are encoded in one region of Paralysiella testudinis:
- a CDS encoding uroporphyrinogen-III synthase encodes MPTILIVRPQGQTAADIDICTAAGWQALPFSPLRLEADTAALLQLPALFAAADVVFWVSPGAVNVAAPGLDFSGSAAQQVTVGQASAQALAAYCAQPITAPGSGHDSEAVLRLALWQSLPPGANVLIIRGHGGRDFLAQALRQQGFKVTVAEVYFRQPQALDWGLFAHSQPQAVYVASAALAQVLFAQVPPELAQNLKNLLYFTHHQRIADILRDYGVHRIQTGTLAQLLPACRKGEPPHD; translated from the coding sequence ATGCCCACCATTTTAATCGTCCGCCCCCAAGGCCAAACCGCTGCCGATATCGACATCTGCACCGCTGCCGGCTGGCAGGCATTGCCGTTTAGCCCGTTGCGCCTCGAGGCCGATACGGCGGCTTTGTTGCAATTGCCTGCGCTGTTTGCAGCGGCAGATGTGGTGTTTTGGGTTAGCCCCGGTGCGGTGAACGTGGCGGCACCGGGACTGGATTTTTCCGGCAGCGCCGCACAGCAAGTTACCGTGGGGCAGGCCAGCGCCCAAGCCTTGGCCGCCTATTGCGCCCAGCCGATTACCGCGCCCGGCAGCGGCCATGACAGCGAAGCGGTGTTGCGCTTGGCCTTATGGCAAAGCCTGCCGCCGGGCGCAAACGTGTTGATTATCCGCGGCCACGGCGGCCGTGATTTTCTGGCGCAGGCCTTGCGCCAACAAGGCTTTAAAGTCACGGTGGCCGAAGTGTATTTCAGGCAGCCTCAAGCCTTGGATTGGGGATTGTTTGCACACAGCCAGCCGCAAGCGGTGTATGTGGCTTCCGCCGCGCTGGCGCAAGTGCTGTTTGCGCAAGTGCCGCCCGAGTTGGCGCAAAATCTGAAAAACTTGCTATACTTTACCCATCATCAACGCATTGCCGACATCTTGCGTGATTATGGTGTCCACCGCATTCAAACCGGCACGCTGGCGCAGCTCTTGCCCGCCTGCCGCAAGGGAGAACCACCCCATGACTGA
- the tsaD gene encoding tRNA (adenosine(37)-N6)-threonylcarbamoyltransferase complex transferase subunit TsaD — MLVLGIESSCDETGVALYDTSAGLLAHQLHTQMAMHAEYGGVVPELASRDHIRRLVPLTQACLQQAGKSYADISAVAYTQGPGLGGALLAGASFANALAFALNKPVIPVHHLEGHLLSPLLGDDIPEFPFVALLVSGGHSQFMAVRGVGDYTLLGESVDDAAGEAFDKTAKLLGLPYPGGAKLSELAKLGRAGAFELPRPMLHSGDLNMSFSGLKTAVLTAVNKARASDNGAPLSEQTRNDICRAFQDAVVDVLAAKAQQALRQTGFKRLVVAGGVGANWQLRQRLGSLNKVHTYFPPLSLCTDNGAMIAFAGALHLQAAQPAGGFDVKPRWPLSDIVQA, encoded by the coding sequence ATGTTGGTATTGGGTATCGAATCTTCTTGCGACGAAACCGGCGTGGCGCTCTACGACACCTCTGCCGGTCTGCTTGCCCATCAATTGCACACGCAAATGGCCATGCACGCCGAATACGGCGGCGTGGTGCCGGAGCTGGCCAGCCGCGACCACATCCGCCGCCTGGTGCCGCTCACCCAAGCTTGCCTGCAACAGGCGGGCAAAAGCTATGCCGACATCAGCGCCGTGGCCTACACCCAAGGCCCGGGCTTGGGCGGCGCTTTGCTGGCCGGTGCAAGCTTTGCCAATGCGCTGGCTTTTGCGCTCAACAAACCGGTGATTCCGGTGCACCACCTCGAAGGCCATTTGCTCTCGCCGCTGCTGGGCGACGACATTCCCGAATTTCCGTTTGTGGCATTGTTGGTGTCGGGCGGACACAGCCAATTTATGGCCGTGCGCGGCGTGGGCGACTACACCTTGCTCGGCGAAAGCGTGGACGACGCCGCCGGCGAAGCCTTCGACAAAACCGCCAAACTGCTCGGCCTGCCTTATCCCGGCGGTGCCAAATTGTCTGAATTGGCCAAACTGGGGCGCGCCGGTGCATTTGAATTGCCGCGCCCGATGTTGCACTCGGGCGATTTAAACATGAGCTTTTCCGGCCTCAAAACCGCCGTGCTCACCGCCGTCAACAAAGCCCGCGCCAGCGATAACGGCGCCCCCTTAAGCGAGCAAACCCGCAACGACATCTGCCGCGCTTTCCAAGACGCCGTGGTAGACGTGCTTGCCGCCAAAGCGCAACAAGCCTTGCGCCAAACTGGCTTTAAGCGCTTGGTGGTGGCCGGCGGCGTGGGTGCCAACTGGCAGCTGCGCCAGCGCTTGGGCAGCCTAAACAAGGTACACACCTATTTCCCGCCCTTAAGCCTGTGCACCGACAACGGCGCCATGATTGCCTTTGCCGGTGCCCTGCACTTGCAAGCGGCACAGCCTGCGGGCGGCTTTGATGTAAAACCGCGCTGGCCTCTAAGCGACATTGTGCAAGCTTGA
- the hemE gene encoding uroporphyrinogen decarboxylase, whose product MKPLQNDTFLRALLKQPTDYTPVWMMRQAGRYLPEYKATRAEAGSFLDLCKNTELATEVTIQPLERFALDAAILFSDILTVPDAMGLGLYFAEGEGPKFERVLRDEAAIKALAVPDMAKLRYVFDAVVSIRQALDGRVPLIGFSGSPFTLACYMVEGGSSKEFRHIKAMMYSRPDLLHRILDINAQAVTAYLNAQIDAGAQAVQIFDTWGGVLSDAAFGEFSLNYMRQIISGLKREAEGRRVPVIVFTKGGGLWLEAMADIGADALGLDWSCNIGQARARVGDKVALQGNFDPMALFGTPAAIEAEVARILAAYGHGSGHVFNLGHGINQHADPEHAKVLVDAVHRLSRPYHGA is encoded by the coding sequence ATGAAACCCCTACAAAACGACACCTTCCTGCGCGCCCTGCTCAAACAGCCCACCGACTACACCCCGGTGTGGATGATGCGCCAAGCCGGGCGCTATCTGCCCGAATACAAAGCCACCCGTGCCGAAGCGGGCAGCTTTTTGGATTTGTGCAAAAACACCGAACTGGCCACCGAAGTGACCATTCAGCCCTTGGAGCGCTTTGCTTTGGATGCGGCGATTTTGTTTTCCGACATCCTCACCGTGCCCGATGCCATGGGCTTAGGGCTGTATTTTGCCGAGGGCGAAGGCCCCAAATTCGAGCGCGTGCTGCGCGATGAAGCCGCCATCAAAGCGCTGGCGGTGCCGGATATGGCTAAGCTGCGCTATGTATTCGATGCCGTGGTCAGCATCCGCCAAGCGCTGGATGGGCGCGTGCCCTTGATTGGTTTTTCAGGCAGCCCGTTTACCTTGGCCTGCTATATGGTGGAAGGCGGCAGCAGCAAAGAATTCCGCCACATCAAAGCCATGATGTACAGCCGCCCCGACTTATTGCATCGCATTTTGGACATCAACGCCCAAGCGGTCACGGCTTATTTGAATGCGCAAATCGACGCCGGTGCGCAAGCTGTGCAGATTTTCGACACCTGGGGCGGGGTGCTCAGCGATGCGGCGTTTGGCGAATTCAGCCTCAACTATATGCGTCAAATCATTAGCGGATTAAAACGCGAAGCCGAAGGCCGCCGCGTGCCGGTGATTGTGTTTACCAAAGGCGGCGGCTTGTGGCTGGAAGCCATGGCCGACATCGGCGCCGATGCTTTGGGGCTGGACTGGAGCTGCAATATCGGCCAAGCCCGTGCACGCGTGGGCGACAAAGTGGCCTTGCAAGGCAACTTCGACCCGATGGCGCTGTTCGGCACCCCAGCTGCCATCGAAGCCGAAGTGGCACGCATTCTGGCCGCCTACGGCCACGGCAGCGGCCACGTATTCAACCTTGGCCACGGCATCAACCAACATGCCGACCCGGAACACGCCAAAGTTTTGGTGGATGCCGTCCACCGCCTGTCGCGCCCGTATCACGGCGCTTAA
- a CDS encoding uroporphyrinogen-III C-methyltransferase yields the protein MTDKPDTAANTPENTDSPPESTGVIAVAADGTATKPAATEPVAAPANAAPVQADAADSHPQPAASAASSPTGATMPESKPAVAAAAPVAPVIIKQSSGKGVALGALVLSLLALGASGFLFVQGQNVLKTQELSLDQKINEAGVGQSKNAVLLENNLVQLKTLAEQVDVLQAQGKTFDTQLAASSRAYQELVKSRADWLVDETEASLNMAAQQLLISGNVPVAVGVLENLESRLTRFDQPQLVPIKQAISQDLAALKSKPYLDVASASLRLNRLETAVASLPLAADAALQPGATQPLPPVSADAPWWQRAWQNSVQSLQGMVEVRRLNSNDSMLMSPEQVYFVRENLRLKMMDARLALMQRSGEVYMSDLNSAEAAVKQYFDGTSAATQSWLKELAQLKGLEVQGGQDANVLAASLAAVRQYQQQARADAASALPDLGASAPAAAASSPPAPAEASAPAGQPANPAATSAPKAGGRTL from the coding sequence ATGACTGACAAGCCCGATACGGCAGCCAACACCCCCGAAAACACCGATTCGCCACCCGAATCAACGGGGGTGATTGCCGTGGCCGCCGATGGCACTGCCACTAAGCCCGCAGCCACCGAACCCGTTGCCGCCCCAGCAAACGCTGCACCAGTACAGGCCGATGCTGCCGATTCCCACCCGCAACCGGCCGCCAGCGCGGCTTCGTCCCCCACAGGAGCCACCATGCCCGAATCCAAACCTGCCGTAGCCGCTGCCGCACCGGTGGCACCGGTGATTATCAAACAGTCTTCCGGCAAAGGCGTGGCGCTGGGGGCCTTGGTGTTGTCGCTGCTGGCCTTGGGTGCCAGCGGCTTTTTATTTGTACAAGGCCAAAATGTGCTCAAAACCCAAGAGCTAAGCCTAGATCAAAAAATCAACGAAGCGGGCGTGGGGCAGAGCAAAAACGCCGTGCTGCTGGAAAACAATCTGGTTCAGCTCAAAACGCTGGCGGAGCAGGTGGATGTCTTGCAAGCACAAGGCAAAACCTTTGATACCCAGCTGGCGGCCAGCAGCCGCGCTTATCAAGAATTGGTGAAAAGCCGTGCCGATTGGCTGGTAGACGAAACCGAAGCCAGCCTTAATATGGCTGCGCAGCAATTGCTGATTTCCGGCAATGTGCCGGTGGCGGTGGGCGTGCTGGAAAATCTGGAAAGCCGCCTCACCCGCTTTGACCAGCCGCAGTTGGTGCCGATTAAGCAGGCCATCAGCCAAGATTTGGCCGCCCTGAAAAGCAAACCTTATCTGGATGTGGCCAGCGCCTCCCTGCGCCTGAACCGGCTCGAAACCGCGGTGGCCAGCCTGCCGCTGGCGGCCGATGCGGCGCTGCAGCCGGGCGCTACCCAGCCTTTGCCGCCGGTGAGCGCCGATGCGCCGTGGTGGCAGCGGGCATGGCAAAACAGCGTGCAAAGCTTGCAAGGCATGGTGGAAGTGCGCCGCCTCAACAGCAACGACAGCATGTTGATGTCGCCGGAGCAAGTGTATTTTGTGCGTGAAAACCTGCGCTTAAAAATGATGGACGCCCGCTTGGCCTTGATGCAGCGCAGCGGCGAAGTGTATATGAGCGATTTAAACAGCGCCGAAGCGGCGGTGAAACAGTATTTCGACGGCACGTCTGCCGCCACCCAGTCGTGGCTGAAAGAATTGGCGCAATTGAAAGGTTTGGAAGTGCAGGGCGGGCAAGACGCTAATGTCTTGGCGGCGAGCTTGGCGGCGGTGCGTCAATACCAGCAACAAGCACGTGCCGATGCCGCCTCTGCGTTGCCGGACTTAGGTGCTTCCGCACCCGCGGCTGCCGCCAGTAGCCCGCCAGCACCGGCCGAAGCCAGCGCACCTGCCGGCCAGCCCGCGAATCCGGCTGCCACTTCCGCACCGAAAGCAGGAGGCCGCACATTATGA
- the hpnC gene encoding squalene synthase HpnC → MSVGHYENFPVGSLMLPRRLRKPVHAIYAFARTADDIADEGHADAATRLRQLAELEAELNTISRGETPQTALMQRLQREAVRPFELPLQPFYDLLSAFKQDVSVTRYQNFGELVDYCRRSANPVGRLMLHLFGETDSKSLAQSDGICTALQLINFCQDVAADWQKGRVYLPQDDMAKFGVSEAQIAAGQVDFAFQRLMAQQCERAHKMLKAGSPLGKTLKGRNGFELRLIILGGQRIIQKLEEAKYDVFNARPKLGFKDGWMMFKRAWLKK, encoded by the coding sequence ATGTCTGTAGGCCATTACGAAAATTTCCCCGTCGGCTCGCTGATGCTGCCGCGCCGCCTGCGCAAACCGGTGCACGCCATCTACGCCTTTGCCCGCACCGCCGATGATATTGCCGACGAAGGCCATGCCGATGCCGCCACCCGCCTGCGCCAACTGGCCGAGCTGGAAGCAGAGCTGAACACCATCAGCCGTGGCGAAACCCCGCAAACCGCCCTGATGCAGCGCCTGCAACGCGAGGCCGTGCGCCCGTTTGAGCTGCCTTTGCAGCCTTTTTACGACTTGCTTTCGGCATTCAAACAAGACGTAAGCGTCACCCGCTATCAAAATTTCGGCGAATTGGTGGACTACTGCCGCCGCAGCGCCAACCCCGTGGGGCGGCTGATGCTGCACCTGTTTGGCGAAACCGACAGCAAAAGCCTGGCGCAAAGCGACGGCATCTGCACCGCCTTGCAGCTGATTAATTTCTGCCAAGATGTGGCGGCGGATTGGCAAAAGGGGCGTGTGTATCTGCCGCAAGACGATATGGCCAAATTCGGCGTGAGCGAAGCGCAAATTGCCGCCGGACAGGTGGATTTTGCCTTTCAGCGCCTAATGGCACAGCAATGCGAGCGCGCCCACAAAATGCTCAAAGCCGGCTCGCCACTGGGCAAAACCCTGAAAGGGCGCAACGGCTTTGAACTGCGGCTGATTATCTTGGGCGGCCAGCGCATTATTCAAAAACTCGAAGAAGCCAAATACGATGTTTTCAACGCCCGCCCCAAATTGGGCTTTAAAGACGGCTGGATGATGTTTAAACGGGCTTGGTTGAAAAAATAG
- a CDS encoding ATP-binding cassette domain-containing protein, with the protein MIELKNLTLQRGSKVLLDKAALTINPGARVGLIGKNGTGKSSLFALIKGEISHDAGDVLVPKHWRLASVAQETPALDISAVDYVLQGDAELQAFQAALAQAEAAGDGMLQAEYHARLDEIDAYSAPARAAKLLGGLGFAQAEHSQPVRAFSGGWRMRLNLAQALMCRADLLLLDEPTNHLDLETVLWLENHLAASSTTQIIISHDADFLNATTTHTAELSAQKLTLYGGNYDFFQQERAQRLAQQQAAYTKQQQHIAHLQSFIDRFKAKATKAVQAQSRMKALAKLKRIAPAHLDSEFSFEFAQPPHLPNPLLKLDAVDLGYGHGSVVQQASLSIESGARYGLLGVNGSGKSTLIKAISGSLKPQAGQIIRAEKLNIGYFAQHQLDTLRPDQSPVWHIQQLSPDVREQEIRNFLGGFHFIGDMALQTTAPFSGGEKARLALAMIVWQKPNLLLLDEPTNHLDLDMRHALTLALQGFAGALLVVSHDRSLLEATTDAFLLIDQGRLSSFDGDLNDYRQWRLAQEQATSAPAASAGGQNRKDQKRQEAQMRQERTRLAKPLLQKIERAEKDMAAWQAEQAACEAFLAGESAYLPENKAQLQQYLNKLAEIKVKLGETEELWLSWQDALEDIDRQIQAHTNSIK; encoded by the coding sequence ATGATTGAACTGAAAAACCTCACCCTGCAACGCGGCAGCAAAGTGCTGCTCGACAAAGCCGCGCTCACCATCAATCCCGGCGCGCGCGTGGGGCTGATTGGCAAAAACGGCACCGGCAAATCCAGCCTGTTTGCGCTGATTAAAGGCGAAATCAGCCACGATGCGGGCGATGTGTTGGTGCCCAAGCACTGGCGCTTGGCCAGCGTAGCGCAAGAAACCCCCGCGCTGGACATCAGCGCCGTGGATTATGTATTGCAGGGCGATGCCGAATTGCAGGCTTTTCAGGCAGCCTTGGCGCAAGCGGAAGCCGCGGGCGACGGCATGTTGCAAGCCGAATACCATGCGCGGCTGGATGAAATTGACGCCTACAGCGCCCCCGCCCGCGCCGCCAAGCTCTTGGGCGGCTTGGGCTTTGCGCAAGCCGAGCACAGCCAGCCCGTACGCGCCTTTTCCGGCGGCTGGCGTATGCGCCTGAATTTGGCGCAAGCCTTGATGTGCCGCGCCGACTTGCTGCTGCTGGACGAGCCCACCAACCATCTGGATTTGGAAACCGTGCTGTGGCTGGAAAACCACCTCGCCGCCAGCAGCACCACCCAAATCATCATCTCCCACGATGCCGACTTCCTCAACGCCACCACCACCCACACCGCCGAATTAAGCGCCCAAAAGCTCACCCTCTACGGCGGCAATTACGACTTCTTCCAGCAAGAGCGCGCCCAGCGGCTGGCACAACAGCAAGCCGCCTATACCAAGCAGCAGCAGCACATCGCCCACCTGCAATCATTTATCGACCGCTTCAAAGCCAAAGCCACCAAAGCCGTGCAAGCACAAAGCCGCATGAAAGCGCTGGCCAAGCTCAAGCGCATCGCCCCGGCGCATCTGGACAGCGAATTCAGCTTCGAATTCGCCCAGCCGCCACACCTGCCCAATCCGCTGCTCAAACTGGATGCAGTGGATTTGGGCTACGGCCACGGCAGCGTGGTGCAGCAGGCATCGCTGTCGATCGAATCCGGCGCCCGCTACGGCTTGCTGGGCGTCAACGGCAGCGGTAAATCCACCCTGATTAAAGCCATTTCAGGCAGCCTCAAGCCCCAAGCCGGGCAGATTATCCGCGCCGAAAAGCTCAATATCGGCTATTTCGCCCAACACCAGCTCGACACCCTACGCCCCGACCAATCGCCCGTTTGGCACATCCAACAGCTCAGCCCCGACGTACGCGAGCAGGAAATCCGCAATTTCTTAGGGGGCTTTCACTTTATCGGCGACATGGCACTGCAAACCACCGCCCCGTTTTCCGGCGGCGAAAAAGCGCGGCTGGCACTGGCGATGATTGTGTGGCAAAAGCCCAACCTACTGCTGCTAGACGAGCCCACCAACCACCTCGACCTCGACATGCGCCACGCCCTCACCTTGGCACTGCAAGGCTTTGCCGGTGCACTGCTGGTGGTGTCGCACGACCGCAGCCTGCTGGAAGCCACCACCGATGCCTTTTTGCTTATCGACCAAGGCCGCCTCAGCAGCTTTGACGGCGACTTAAACGACTACCGCCAATGGCGGCTGGCACAAGAACAAGCCACCAGCGCTCCGGCCGCTTCCGCCGGCGGCCAAAACCGCAAAGACCAAAAACGCCAAGAAGCCCAAATGCGTCAAGAGCGCACCCGCTTGGCCAAGCCGCTGCTGCAAAAAATAGAGCGTGCCGAAAAAGATATGGCTGCTTGGCAAGCCGAACAAGCGGCCTGCGAAGCCTTTCTGGCCGGCGAAAGCGCTTATTTGCCCGAAAACAAAGCCCAATTGCAACAATATCTTAACAAGCTGGCCGAAATTAAAGTAAAATTAGGTGAAACCGAAGAACTGTGGCTGAGCTGGCAAGATGCGTTAGAAGACATCGACCGCCAAATCCAAGCTCATACCAATTCTATAAAATAA
- the cls gene encoding cardiolipin synthase translates to MNIDIPWAEVLLYLHGTAVVVCALRVLYKQRNIGNALAWLILLFVFPFIGVALYLLVGEPRLGAARAKRTAEMNRFYTEVSERYLNDIHLAVRNDVAPHYRGISHLASNVTGLHATKNNALSLLHTTDSILDAMLYDINQASNSCILAFYIIDPQGRINSLLEAVEAAAQRQVNCIILADAVGSQSFFRSRWPRRLRQAGVKVQPALPVGPWRTLFTRTDLRNHRKILIVDKKIGYTGSFNLADPQYFKKNTGVGEWVDVMMRCTGPLVLEMAAVFYADVAVEGERHLSEVQSYLGGFAEQIPALLPTQNSGGNVVAQVIPSAPNQSERVIYDTIVCAIHAAERRLLITTPYFVPDETLLMALTTAARRGVDVTLILPAKVDSLLVRYASRAYYRLLLDAGVKIALYEGGLLHAKTLTVDEDYALFGTVNMDMRSFFLNLEISLAIYDRDLTAAIAARQLAYLHDSHYISISAWQARARWWPLVENTVRLFSPLL, encoded by the coding sequence ATGAACATCGACATCCCTTGGGCAGAAGTTTTGCTTTACCTGCACGGCACCGCAGTGGTGGTGTGCGCACTGCGGGTGCTCTACAAACAGCGCAATATCGGCAACGCCCTGGCTTGGCTGATATTGCTGTTTGTGTTTCCTTTTATCGGCGTGGCGCTGTATCTGCTGGTGGGCGAACCACGGCTCGGTGCGGCGCGGGCCAAGCGCACGGCGGAGATGAACCGCTTTTACACCGAAGTAAGCGAACGCTACCTGAACGACATCCACTTGGCCGTGCGCAACGATGTGGCGCCGCATTATCGCGGCATCAGCCACTTGGCCAGCAATGTTACTGGGCTACACGCCACCAAAAACAATGCCTTGTCTTTATTGCACACCACCGACAGCATCTTGGATGCCATGCTGTACGACATCAACCAAGCCAGCAACTCCTGCATTCTGGCGTTTTACATTATCGACCCGCAAGGGCGCATCAATAGCTTGCTTGAAGCAGTGGAAGCGGCGGCGCAGCGCCAAGTGAACTGCATTATTCTGGCCGATGCCGTGGGCAGCCAAAGCTTTTTCCGCAGCCGCTGGCCGCGCCGCCTGCGCCAGGCTGGGGTGAAAGTGCAGCCTGCGCTGCCGGTGGGGCCGTGGCGCACTCTGTTTACCCGCACCGACTTGCGCAACCACCGCAAAATCCTGATTGTGGACAAAAAAATCGGCTACACCGGCAGCTTTAATTTGGCCGACCCACAATACTTCAAGAAAAATACCGGCGTGGGCGAATGGGTAGACGTGATGATGCGCTGCACCGGCCCCTTGGTGCTGGAAATGGCGGCGGTATTTTATGCCGATGTGGCAGTGGAGGGCGAGCGCCACTTAAGCGAAGTACAATCTTATCTTGGCGGTTTTGCCGAGCAAATTCCCGCCTTGCTGCCCACGCAAAACAGCGGCGGCAATGTGGTGGCGCAGGTGATACCTTCCGCGCCCAACCAAAGCGAGCGCGTGATTTACGACACCATCGTGTGCGCCATCCACGCCGCCGAGCGCCGTTTGCTCATCACCACGCCGTATTTTGTGCCCGATGAAACACTGCTGATGGCGCTCACCACCGCCGCTCGCCGCGGTGTAGACGTTACCCTGATTTTGCCCGCCAAAGTGGATTCGCTGCTGGTGCGCTACGCCTCCCGCGCCTACTACCGCCTGCTCTTGGATGCGGGCGTTAAAATCGCCCTCTATGAAGGCGGCCTTTTGCACGCCAAAACCCTCACCGTAGACGAAGACTATGCCCTGTTTGGCACCGTAAACATGGATATGCGCAGCTTTTTCCTGAATCTGGAAATCAGCCTAGCGATTTACGACCGCGATCTCACTGCCGCCATTGCCGCTCGCCAGCTGGCTTATCTGCACGACAGCCACTACATCAGCATCAGCGCCTGGCAAGCCCGCGCCCGCTGGTGGCCGCTGGTGGAAAATACCGTGCGCTTGTTCAGCCCCTTGCTGTAA
- a CDS encoding heme biosynthesis HemY N-terminal domain-containing protein yields MRGLIWIIVLFAVAVGLAIGATLYNGNVYIVVEQTLVRVNLHLFIGLLLLTVVALYLLLRLVLGTLHLPGRMRHYGETRQERKSAQALNRAGLAYFEGRFQAAEQEASKVLGNKQGGHNKALALMLAAHSADQMDNLPRRDQYLHDIAALPEKKQLSRHLLLAESALARRDYPAAEQALAAAAAINPTLTRLVKLQLRYAFDQNNALIVLDKTAKLQKAGALNDTEAAQYSQWAYRELLNQAGDAHALKACLKRIPADMREGALSAAIAEKYARLGLYPQAVKWVKQQYPKNHDTALLPVLIHSSQYLSDKEQQKAMDWAEEWLKARPQDAQLLLHLGQMAFDKQLWGKAQGYLEASIGVEDTPQARLVLARVLDEAGQSAEAERQRAHVLAAISSDDDI; encoded by the coding sequence ATGAGAGGCCTGATTTGGATTATTGTGCTGTTTGCCGTGGCAGTGGGCTTGGCCATCGGCGCCACGCTGTATAACGGCAATGTGTATATCGTGGTGGAGCAAACGCTGGTGCGGGTGAACCTGCATTTGTTTATTGGCCTGCTGTTGCTCACTGTGGTGGCCCTGTATTTGCTGCTGCGGCTGGTGTTGGGCACTTTGCACCTGCCCGGGCGTATGCGTCACTACGGCGAAACGCGGCAAGAGCGCAAATCGGCACAGGCGCTCAACCGCGCCGGGCTGGCTTATTTTGAAGGGCGCTTTCAGGCAGCCGAACAAGAAGCCAGCAAAGTGCTGGGCAACAAACAAGGCGGCCACAATAAAGCCTTGGCCTTGATGCTGGCCGCCCACAGCGCCGACCAAATGGACAACTTGCCCCGGCGCGACCAATATCTGCACGACATCGCCGCCTTGCCGGAGAAAAAGCAATTGTCGCGCCATTTGCTGCTGGCCGAATCGGCGCTGGCACGGCGCGATTACCCTGCTGCCGAGCAGGCATTGGCCGCCGCTGCCGCCATCAACCCCACACTCACGCGCTTGGTGAAGCTGCAACTGCGTTATGCCTTCGACCAAAACAACGCGCTTATCGTGTTGGATAAAACCGCCAAACTGCAAAAAGCCGGTGCGCTCAACGACACCGAAGCCGCGCAATACAGCCAGTGGGCGTATCGCGAGCTGCTGAATCAGGCTGGCGATGCCCACGCCTTGAAAGCCTGCCTGAAACGCATTCCTGCCGACATGCGCGAAGGCGCACTCAGCGCCGCCATTGCCGAAAAATACGCCCGTTTGGGCTTGTATCCGCAGGCAGTGAAATGGGTGAAGCAGCAATACCCCAAAAACCACGACACCGCATTGTTGCCGGTGCTGATTCACAGCAGCCAGTATCTGAGCGACAAAGAGCAGCAAAAAGCGATGGACTGGGCGGAAGAATGGCTGAAAGCGCGCCCGCAAGATGCGCAATTGCTGTTGCATTTGGGGCAAATGGCGTTTGACAAACAGCTGTGGGGCAAAGCGCAAGGCTATCTGGAAGCCAGCATCGGCGTGGAAGACACCCCGCAGGCACGGCTGGTGTTGGCGCGGGTGCTCGACGAAGCCGGGCAAAGCGCCGAAGCCGAACGCCAACGCGCCCATGTATTGGCCGCCATCAGCAGCGACGACGATATTTAA